The following are from one region of the Aequoribacter fuscus genome:
- a CDS encoding radical SAM protein, which produces MSDIITSDAGYDPLALTHAMEGIVVRGNQRKYVQLGRTLRFYGGTTSATEVGCNLRCKFCFSDKPVWKPATTGQFYTPQQVFDGLASNARKYGHSTISASASEGTLGRQHLLELLDLVEQSEFVYILETNGMTLGADPDFALQLAKYRQLHVRVSIKGCDEDEFHRLTGAQRAAYALPFQALDNLIRAQVSCNACVSVSFSDESAIHRVKQRLLTVHPGILKSLELERIKLFPKVRKRLARYGLHPNKPARRVA; this is translated from the coding sequence ATGAGCGATATCATTACGAGCGATGCGGGTTACGACCCGCTCGCCCTCACCCATGCTATGGAGGGCATTGTGGTTAGGGGCAACCAGCGCAAATACGTGCAGTTGGGCAGAACCCTTCGTTTTTACGGGGGCACCACTAGTGCTACTGAGGTCGGCTGCAACCTACGCTGCAAATTTTGCTTTAGCGACAAACCCGTATGGAAACCGGCCACAACCGGTCAATTTTACACACCCCAGCAAGTGTTTGATGGCTTGGCCTCTAACGCTCGCAAATATGGCCACAGCACAATATCGGCCTCGGCGTCAGAGGGCACTCTGGGCAGGCAACACCTGCTCGAACTGCTCGATTTGGTGGAGCAGTCTGAGTTCGTTTACATATTGGAAACGAACGGCATGACACTGGGTGCCGACCCGGATTTCGCCCTGCAACTGGCAAAGTATCGGCAGCTGCACGTTCGAGTATCGATTAAGGGCTGCGACGAAGACGAGTTTCATAGACTTACAGGCGCACAGCGCGCGGCTTACGCCCTGCCATTTCAGGCCTTAGACAACCTGATACGCGCACAAGTCAGCTGCAACGCCTGTGTGTCGGTATCGTTTTCGGACGAGAGCGCCATTCACCGAGTAAAACAGCGCCTGCTTACTGTGCATCCAGGCATACTCAAATCGTTAGAGCTAGAGCGAATCAAGCTCTTCCCAAAGGTACGCAAGCGTCTAGCACGCTACGGCCTGCACCCCAACAAACCCGCACGGAGAGTAGCATGA
- a CDS encoding DUF763 domain-containing protein → MISAGSVGMPLHFGKVPGFLTERMGNMGEAIIEALIENYGPSEVLTRMSDPNWFQALGAIMGMHWNSSGVTAVVLGSLKRKLNPRAHDLGLYILGGKGKAAWYSPKQIERVSDKHGLDGNALIKSQRLTSRIDNNAIQDGYGLYQQYFLLSNQGEWTAISQGMNRDTRRARRYHWHSPSVRSFGDAPHTGIAGLEKQQVLNLVDASAEPLRQHIVELTRERPKDLVEAIHASELPNRHDVRKEDINPARLASVLDLAYNRDIETFEELVDLHGVGPRTLKALAMASELVHGDATRFEDPARFAFAVGGKDGRPHPIDTDAMDETVSMLKDSVARSKLGEKDKNKAIKRLHQAAVAGETKGIPLDFINELIEHEWEHAETNGGKTFMGSVVKGLTRKLMDTQNPLLYGKKDS, encoded by the coding sequence ATGATTTCAGCAGGTAGCGTAGGCATGCCCCTACATTTTGGCAAAGTGCCAGGCTTTTTAACCGAGCGCATGGGCAACATGGGCGAGGCGATCATTGAAGCCCTTATCGAAAACTACGGCCCCTCAGAGGTATTGACCCGTATGTCTGACCCTAACTGGTTTCAGGCACTAGGTGCGATAATGGGTATGCACTGGAACTCGAGTGGCGTTACCGCTGTGGTTTTAGGCTCCCTAAAACGCAAACTTAACCCACGCGCGCACGATTTAGGTCTCTACATTCTGGGCGGCAAAGGCAAAGCGGCTTGGTATAGCCCCAAGCAAATCGAGCGGGTGTCAGACAAACACGGCCTTGATGGCAATGCTCTGATTAAGTCACAGCGCCTGACCAGTAGGATCGATAACAACGCCATACAGGATGGTTACGGCCTGTATCAACAGTACTTTTTATTGTCGAATCAGGGTGAGTGGACCGCCATATCACAGGGAATGAATAGAGATACGCGCCGTGCCCGTCGGTATCACTGGCATTCGCCGAGCGTGCGTTCCTTCGGCGATGCGCCGCACACAGGCATTGCAGGTCTGGAAAAGCAGCAGGTACTGAACCTAGTGGACGCCAGTGCAGAACCGCTGCGTCAACACATAGTTGAGCTCACGAGAGAACGCCCGAAAGATTTAGTAGAGGCCATACATGCCTCGGAACTACCCAATCGCCACGACGTCCGCAAAGAGGATATCAATCCCGCACGCCTCGCCTCGGTTCTTGATTTGGCCTACAACCGTGATATCGAGACCTTCGAAGAACTGGTAGATCTGCACGGCGTGGGCCCCCGAACTCTCAAGGCCCTAGCAATGGCCAGTGAGTTGGTGCACGGCGATGCAACCCGCTTTGAAGACCCTGCCCGCTTCGCGTTCGCCGTGGGCGGTAAAGACGGACGCCCCCATCCCATCGATACCGATGCCATGGACGAAACGGTAAGCATGCTCAAAGACAGTGTTGCGCGCTCGAAGCTGGGCGAAAAAGACAAAAACAAAGCGATCAAGCGCCTGCACCAGGCAGCCGTGGCTGGCGAAACCAAAGGCATTCCCTTGGATTTTATCAACGAACTGATTGAGCACGAATGGGAACACGCTGAGACGAACGGCGGCAAAACTTTCATGGGCAGCGTAGTTAAAGGTCTGACCCGTAAACTCATGGACACGCAAAACCCACTGCTATACGGGAAAAAGGACTCATGA